The Gasterosteus aculeatus chromosome 12, fGasAcu3.hap1.1, whole genome shotgun sequence DNA window tgtgtgtgtgtgtgtgtgtgcgtgtgtgtgtgtctgggtgtattTGTGCATTTATGTGCATTTAAATACCAGGCATGTGTGAGTCAATGTTGTTATTTACTAAATATCTATTTAATGAAAGTCTTAAAGTGTTTCTCTTTATTAAACGCCGTGCTTTGTGGTATTGGATATTATTTCTGTTCCATAATATTTTGCCAACTCTCTCTGCCAGGAGTTGGAGAGGCATAGACTAGATATGGTATGggtatgtttatttttgtacatcTAACACCTGCATCGTGTAACTGGTTGTGTTATGGTTGTCATAGCAATGCATTAAGTGTAGCACTGGCTGCTGTCATACTACATTCTTCTGCATGGCTTTCCAGCAAAaccaacaaaagagaaaaagagtcaGTATGCTGCCTCCATCTGCTCGTCCTGAGGGACAACTGACCCTGTCACGGTGGCCAGGCAACTTctgtccccctcccccatcctccccctcctaCTCAGAATGCATTGCAAAGGCTGCCAGCCAATCCACACTCACTGTCTCAAAGTGCACTGGAGGAGTTTCTATCCATCACAGACATCGTCTAACCGTTGTACTGGAGTAGCCTGTGTTACCCCATAACACAGAGTGCTCGGCGATTCCGGCCCAGACattgagcttgtgtgtgtgttcgtccgTGCCTCTGTTCTGCGGTCCACCGAGTGATGGACTTTAACCTGCCCCATCCCGGCCTCTCTGTCGTTCACTGTTCCTGTACGCCGCACAAACAATGAAAACCGCTACCGAGAATCATTTTGTCTTTACGGTGGAGATACTTAGTTTGGTGAGGGTGCGGCACAACCTTTGCTTGCAAGTAGACCGGGTCAATTGTAAAACAACGATATAGATCAATTCCACCACAGGGACAACAATGATTCTGtgtagtacttttttttttccgccccGACTGTCCTGCTTGTCGTCACTCATACACAGTCACAGCTGAATCTAAAGGTCTGCCTATCAGTTTCATAGTGGACTCTGAGCCGCTTGTACCTTCCCTCAGAGCCAACTGAGATACATTAAACAATCCTGGTATTTACGGGTGTCACAGGCAATTGCATTGCTTTTGATCCGCTGTAGCTTGTCGCCACGATGCCCCTCAACACATTCATTGCGTTTGATAAAGCGCAGACTGTCTATGTCCTTTTGTAAGTTCTCCATGTGTAGATGAATCAAACCAATGAGGACAATGACATATGGTAGCAGAGTGCTCGGCATCTAGCCTGTTTTGTTTATGGCGAAACAGTCCTCACAAACTAGCCCCTTTCACTCACTCCGTGCTGGAAATGTCCTTGGCAAGCCCTAATAGTGGCaattgtgtgtttctggtgGATCACAGAGGAAATGACAGCCTGATACGGTGGAGCGGCAAACCTAAAGAGATCAAATAAAACGATAGTCAGTCACCAGTGATTCCGGTGCCCTTTTGCAGTAGACTGTGTATCATGCACCAAAGAACAGCATAGATGTCTCATCCTCAGCGGTCACATACTGTGCTAATACGTAAGGTGCCAAAACCACTGAGGTGGAACGGCTCTGTTTGTAGCTAGTCCTTACCATCTCTTCCTATTTGTCACCCTCCTCGCCAAACATTGTGAGAACGGtgtgtcaaaaataaaaccattaacaTTGCctgaattcattattttgatCATGGCAATGTGGCGAGTCTGAAGACTTCTGGCAACCAGcattttgttgcttttgttgtgTCAGCTTTAGTTTAGAGACGCCCGCCACCGATTCTAGCTGCTTCTCTTTTTTGAGCCTGTCATCACATCTACTTTGTACCGCATCTCTGTGTTGCTTTTTGGTTGTCATCGTATTACTGTACTCTTCACTAATGCTTCCACCATACATGTGAAAGTGTATACATGCGAAGCATCGTTTTGTGCCTGTTCAAGTGCGGTGCCTCCATTGAATTTAGTGCATCACAAATTTGCATTAATGCACACTAAATTTAGTCGACCTTGAGTGCTGTATGTGCAATGTGTGCTTCTTAATGTGGCTGTGTCTCTGCCACTctaggagagggagaggaggaggcaacATGTAATGCTGATGAAGGCGGTCGAGGCGCGCAAGAAAGCAGAGGTAGCCCATATGTACACAAACAGTCCACTCCACAAAAAGAGCCTAAGTCATTATTCCCCGGATGGATTCCCgccttctctcctttttgtgCGCTCTTTCcttctattcattttttttttcctccacactTTCCAAGTCAAAGGATTGTGGCCCTCAAGCACTTTCCTTTTGAATGCACACCAGCATTAGGCTGAATTCTAATACTGCTCAGCAAAGTCAAGTAAACCTTTCTGTatgtttttacacacacacacacacacgcatgctaaTGCACTaatgcacatgcacactttGCCTCCTTAATGCTCTCTTGAATTTTGGACTCTCCAGGAGCGCGAGCGCTTGCGGCAGGAGAAGAGGGATGAGAAGCGGCTGAACAAAGAGCGTAAACTGGAGCAGCGGCGGCTAGAGCTGGAGATAGCGAGGGAGCTGAGGAAGCCAAATGAAGACATGTGTCTGTCTGATCACAAGGTAGTTAACAAAGAAGCTCATCCGCTCGCTGCTATAggtgtgaagaaaaacacagagcgcacacacacgttgatGTACTGGATATTGTCAATTTTTCTCATTTAGGTGCTGTTAAATACATTGAATTAGGACACACAATtctgaataataatattatttattattattattatcagcatcattatcagtagtagtagtattagtatttAACAGTATATTTAACGTTTTCTTGACGGCCAGTATCTAAAATGAGACCACATGGTAGTGAGGATTTTTATGTGTGGAGATGTGCACCCTCAAGTGGTAGAATGAGAGTACTACATAATGTAGAAAGTAAGATGTCATTACTGTAAAAAGCACCATCTTGATAACAGTTAACAGGTGTGAGATGTAATAACAGCTTCACTCACATTTTCTCACAgctgtttaaatcacaatcgTCTGTAGTCCAAATCGGATGTAATATGTCTCACAGTTCGTTATACAGCAACAATGTGGTACCTACTTTCCCTTGTGCAGCCTCTACCGGAGTTCTCCCGAATTCCTGGACTCATCCTGCCGGGACGCGCCGTGTCCCACTGCCTGATGCTGATGCAGTTCCTGCGAGGCTTCGGCAAGGTTTTGGGCCTCGATTTGAATTTGGATGTGCCCACCTTGGGCATGCTGCAGGAGGGCTTGCTCAATGTGGGGGACAGCATGGGCCACGTCCAGGACCTTCTGGTCAAACTGTTATCCCTGGCAGTGTGTGATCCTGGTTTGCCACCTGGACAGAAGGTGAGCGAGTTCATTAAGTGGTACTTTTGTCAAATTTTGAACCACCGAAACCAGCTTGAGAATTAAACCCAAGACGGATTATTCTATGCAGTAGTTTCAgttcacatactgtatataaacGTATGACACTTAACATTAATTCTATTTAGTAAGTATTGTATGTTTACCGTAACTTGGTAATACACCTGTCATTGCTTTACTCTTAAGTGGAACTATTCTCTGGTACAAAATAATAGTCCGTATTTTTTATTAAGTGAATTTAGAAATCAGGacgttttttgctttttttgtggttttgttatttcttatttttgggGTTTAGTTTAGTTTCAGTGTTTTGATTTAAGGTTTAAGTAATCATAAATATATGCATATGAATTTAATCAGCTTACAGTCATCAAGGAAGTGTTCATTAACTCAacctcttttccttctctatCAGACAAAAACCATGCTGGGGGACCACCTGACCAATGTCGGCATCAACAGGGATAACGTGTCTGAGGTGCTACAGATGTACATGGGAGCCCATTGTGCCAATACTGAGCTTGCCCCTCTGGCCCTCAGTCTGAAGACCAAGGCCTTCCAGGCCCACACGCCGTCCCAGAAGGCCTCGATCCTGGGCTTCCTGGCTAATGAGCTGGCCTGTAGCAGAGCTGTTATCAGGTAGCAGAAGCAGCTGAAACGGAAAAAAGCGCAACCGTCCAAATGAGCTCTTTCTGTGTTACTTAATATATTCTGCATTAGACATGAACACTTTATCTATCTCTGTATTCACATAATACGCATCTCTCACCAAAAGAATATATCCATCCACCTTGCTCTTATTCTGCTTATCACCGAAATGATTCATTAGCCAATAATGTTGTATTTTATTGATGCAGTGGAAAAAAGCGTAATAATGCTGCAGCAGTTTTATTGTAAGAGAATCATGCAAGTATTCATTTGTGCACTGGGAGCTTATTGAGCTTTTATCTGTTGCTCAATGTACTTTCAGAGAATACTAAACTGTACTCTGCACAACAGTAACTTGACAGGattctgtttttcctcctccagtgAGATCGACAAGAGCCTGGATCAGATGGCCAACATGAGGAAAGACAAGATCATTATGGAGGGAAAACTGAAGAAGTATGTTTTCTTTCATCCTAAAACTGTCACGCCGTGATTGTCTGACCGTCATCTTGCTGAACTTGCGTGTGCTTATAAAGGTTGAGGATCATTCATGCCAAACGCaccgggaggagggaggccaGTATGGGCATTGAAGAGAACCAGTCCGTCGGCACTCCGTCCTCTGCCATAAAACGCAAGAGGAAACTGTGTGGAGACAGCGACGATGACGACGAAGACGACGAAGACAGTGATGACCaagcagaggacgaggacgatgaggaggaagaagaaatgaaGAAGGTTAAAAAAGTGGAGACATATGATGAggtaagaagaaaaataaaaaagatcgATCCGTCATCGAAGCTCACCGTAGCAGGTTTCTCGCTGACATTTACTGTTTGTTTCGTCCTCAGGATGAAGTGGAACAAGCCACCagtctggaggagctggagaagcagaTAGAGAAATTGGCCAAGGTATGCTTCTTAGAAGGAGTCAGAAAGAAATGCACGGTCTGTTGACACTGATAATGTTATATTAAGAACAACACACGCAGTGACATTTCACTGTGGATTgtgtttaaacacatttagtacAAAGCATTAGAACACCACAAACATCCTACACTACATGATAAAAAGCTGCATACTATAAATGGATTATTATACGCTGtgtattaaaaacaactattcttTTCTTCATATTATGAACATGTGCGCTGGCTATATCCAAATTAAGGGCATTGATTATCCCAATAAATGATCTCATTAGCATTGAATGCAATCCTCAATATATCACATTGATTATGGAAGGACACAAGGTAGCATGCATTAATCAAAACCACGTAGAGAAACCACTGAGAATGTTTTGTACGTTTGCAGCAACATCACCAGACCAGAAGAAAGCTGTTTGAAATTTCCCATTCTCTGCGCTCCACGATGTATGGCCAGGACCGCTACCGCCGCCGGTACTGGGTGCTTCCCCACTGTGGAGGGGTCTTCATCGAAGCCATGGAGAGTGGAGAAGGTAGTTACAGCACAACGCACGCTGAGTGTGCAGATTTGATTTGGCAGGTAGAGGAGGGAAAAGTGCTGTGAAAACATCTGTTTAAGCTGCATGTTTAGCTGTTTTCCTGATGATTTTTTACCTTATCTTGATCCTCAAGgacaaaaaaagataattatCTCACTGCTCTACCTTTCTCTCGAAAACAAGTTGACTCTGTAGTAACATCAGCcatggtagttttttttttaactaacaGCTCTCCCCCTGCAGCTCCAGAGGAACTGGAAGAGGAgcgacagaggaggaggagagtggctGAGGAGGTCAAAGTCAAAGAGGAACCTCAGGAGATGGAGTTGCAGAAGGAGAAACCCAACGACCTCGGTGGGCAGAGCATTCAAACGCGAGGCTTGGAGCTCGAGAAAGACGAGGAAAAGGAGCACGAGGGGAAGAAAATCTCCCTCTTTTACCAGCAGCCAGGCCGCGTATCCAAACTGTGCACATTCCGGGAGGTCGGCAAAGAGACGGTGACGGCAAAGGACGAGGAGAGTACCCATGTGAGACAAAACGGCGCAAGTCCCTTGGGCACTCCTGTTGCCACGACCAAAGGAacatccccctcccccactcacaATACCTCTGAGCCAGCAGTAGCAACAACCCCCTCCACGGTAACCAATAATGACACTAGCGTCCCTCCCCTGGCATCAACCTCTTTATCTGTCCCCTGCCTGCCAGCCCCGTGTGAAAGCCCAGGTACCACTCCTCCAACCTCCTCCCCAGCTCCATCTCCGTACCTCTCATTTCAAGCCAACGACCAGCTGCTCAGAGTCCTGACGGAGCGCAGCGGGCACTGGTTCAGCCTGCTGCCTCGCAACCCCTGCGACCTCACGTCCATCACCACGCCTCCCCCGGATGCGCCCCGCGTGCCACCCCAGGCGTCCTCCACCCCGGCCGGGCCCAGATCCCCGCCTCAGTCCCCTGCACTGCCCCTCACCTTTTCCGCTGCCTCAGCCTCCGCCAGCCCGCACCACCCAGCAGGCCTCCTCAACTACCCGCTATCAGCCCTGCAGGTGAGGCTGCTGGCTCGACACAAATAGAGATAGCCGTGTTGTACACAGTTGTTTCTGCCATGTAAAAGATCACCTAACCCATGACCCTCGGTCTTGTTTTCGTCCTCCACTCCCttatgtttttcctcttttctccccagGTGAAGTCAGGCGCTTCATTGCTAGGAGTTTCTTTCGGTAGCTGGCCCTGTGGCCTGATGAGTCCCAGTTTGCCTCTGTGCAGCAGCCCCAATCCCATGTTGGGTCATTCTCTGGATGGCAACACAGCAGCAAGTGTCTCCAGCAAAAGTGAATCACCTTTACCTTGCATGGAGAAATCCTCATCCATGCCTTCTCCTACGCTGGAGATGCCCAAATCCCTGGACCACGCCACACCTCGGCCTATTCCAGAGGGTGAGCGACTAAAACGGCATTGAGAGATATTAGTTGAGGCCGTAATTACCTCCCGTTTTCTTAATTGAGAAGAATTCACTTGCTTGATATACTTTCACTTGCCTGAATAGTCCAGGATAATTGGGTGAGGGAATGTTCCGCTCCGCTGTACGCAATTTCGTTTTGGTGTAGCGTAGCTGAGTGAAGCACCTTTTTGCTGTGACGTATGCTCTTTGTCTGGTAGTTTACATGCCTGTTTGTGCTCATTGTCTCAGAGAGCCTGACAGGGTGGTGGCGGGTGTCTGACATCGAGCAGCTGAGGGCTTTGGTCAGTGCCCTCCACAGCCGGGGCATTCGAGAAAAAAGCCTCCAGAGGCAAATGCAGAAATACACAGAGATCATCCCCCAGGTTTGCACCAAACACAAGGACGGTAAGTGCTCCAAACACCGCCTTTGAGCATATAATCACAATAAATAACATATAAGTCCTGTGAGCTGTATTTTCTGTCAGAGCAACACATGTTCAAATGTAGATGCATGCCCTTGTGACCGCTGAATCCGCTGCAAACAGCCACATGAATATCCGCGGATGTGTTTGGCTTCACTGCTCATGTGTTTACCCGCATTAGCAAGTTTATTTGCATGTGCTTTCATGGCTGACTGATGTCTCTCATGTTGTCCATCCAGTGGCCATGATTGAGCTGCGTGAGCTGGAGGAGAGCCAGGTCAGTGTGGAGTCCGTGCGCGGCTGGTGTGTCCAGGAGCAGGCGATGGAGATGGACATTGCCGTGCTGCAGCAGgtagaggagctggagaggaaggTCACCGCGGCCAGCCTGCAGGTCAAGGTAAAACCCTTAAGCCCACCCCTGCACATTTTGAAAGTGGTGTCAGAAACATATTTTAACATGTGGAGTGGTGTGATCAGAGGCCTGATGTCCTCTCCCAGGGCTGGACCTTTCCGGACCCTCAATCGGAGCGAGAAGACCTGGTGTATTACGAGCACAAGCCCCCCACCAAATCAACGCCTGGGTCTGCCAATGCAGGAGACAAGGACTCCAAGGAGCACCCGGAAGAGCGGGGGGAGAAGGGCGGGGTGATGCGTCACCTGGACAACCCACTGGACATAGCAGTGACACGTCTGGCTGATCTGGAGCGCAACATCGAGAGAAGGTACCTGAGGAGCCCCTTAGGTACCACCATTCAGATCAGGCTGGATAATGTGGGTACGGTCACTGTCCCTGCTCCTGCCCCATCCACTAGTGCTGACAGGGAAGGGTAGGTCATTTCTCCAACCAACGCTCCCCGTTCTCCCACTAAGAAccttttcctctctgtgtgtgcttcATGTTTCCCATACTACTCAAACAGGGGGGGTATTCGCTGCCTTTACAGCAGCTTTCTGTGGTGGCTtgttgcatttttgtttgttcctttggtCTTGTGCAGTTTCTTGGCCGGGTTGGGGGTCTGCACTCAGTTTCATTTCCTGTGTAGGTGTTGCTTACTGGCTTGATGCATTTCTGCAGTCATCCGCATGGTGTGTGCATCAGTAACCTTGGTTATGGGCGTACTCATATCTCCCACTGTACAGCATACACTTTCACGGGTCCTCACTCTTTCTGCATGAAGTTCCCCTTAAATAACAAAATCGGTGTGTACGTCTCCTTGGAGCCCTACAGCTCCCCCCTAAATCCTCATGCCTGTCTCTGCACAGCTGCGGCTCTTTGTGGTCTGCTGTCTTGTTGGCGGCTGGCTCAACTGATACAGTTAACTGCctattgtgcgtgcgtgcgtgtgtttgtgtgtgtaaatacacCCACGCATTCACGTACATGTGTGGCCCGCTCTGTCTCATTGTCTGTCATTATCTCCTGttagcagcgaggaggaggtggccCACGGTATGAAGGTGTGGAGGAAGGCTCTGACTGAAGTGCGCAGCGCTGCCCAGTTGGCCATGTGCATCCAGCAACTTCAGAAGTCCATCGCCTGGGAGAGGTCCATCATGAAAGTGGTGAGCGCTGCATCTCCGCAACgttaattaaaaacaagcaaTACTCAGAAGgggtatgtgtgtttttaatgaatgcacttgtttgtgttttttagtaCTGTCAGATGTGCAGGAAGGGCGATAACGAGGACCTGCTCCTGCTGTGTGACGGCTGTGACAAAGGCTGCCACACTTACTGTCACAAACCCAAAATCACCAGTATTCCAGAAGGAGACTGGTACTGCCCGGCCTGCATATCCAAGGTATCAACTCCATTAAAATTGCAATGTCATCTCTCTTACGGTTGATTACTTGTAGAGGAAATTCTAGCCACGTTTTTGTTTATCTGTTCTTTTACTTCTTCCTCTGTAATTTAGAATTTTAGTTTCCACAAACCAGTATTTGCAAATGTTAGTATTTAACCggccaaacaaatatttttcttaTTAAACCTGTCAATATTCTGCCTCAGCACTTAAAATCAAAACATATTTATGCTGAAAGTATTTGGGGGATTGtatgcattcatttaaaagctGACAATACAGAGTTGAGTGTAAATattgggaaagagagagaaaaaaacatgcaacaaagCTCATTCAAAACAACTGCAAGGATTATATATTTCCTGTTTGGTTACTTTGACTTTGAAGTTTTATGGTTTGCAAATTGACTCGGCATTAGTTCCATTGAGGGACAATGAAACTCTCCAATTCATAAAACTCTGAGAAATAACATTTTCCTGAAGGCtattgtgatgtttttattgtgatGTGCTTGCAAAAGACTACTCATATTATTGGTGGTCCACGATCAGACAAGTAGTTTAGAAAAGGCCCAAATGAGAATTGGTCAGTGGACACTGTAGTTTTAGCGTTGACTGCAAAGAATGTATTCTTAATTCTCTGCAGGCGAGTGGCCCGtctcccaaaaacaaaaaacctccGAGCAAACCATTAACATCAAGCGGAGGAGGTGCTAAAAAGGGTGCAGAGGGGAAGAAGAGCGGGAAGCAGGCGGGCAACGGAGAGGTAGCGGTGGACGACCCGGCCAGCAGCACAcccaaaaaagcagcaaaagacaccagcagaaagagaaaaacagaggagAGCTCACCTGCGCCgccagcagccaatcaggagagccctgtgtgtgtgaagagagcCAAGACGGCCAAGGACAACAACAGGGACCTGGGTTTATGCAGGTATGCGCCTCGGGCCTGTTCATACTCGTCTTCCATCAAAACCTCCACCTGTTATCCATCCGTCTCCTTAACACTTTTGCAGTTGCTGCCATCTACTGTAGTGACAGTATCAAGACGTTGTTTTCTCTTTAGCAGTGAACACGGCTCTTCTGTGATTTTCTTCTGCGATCAAGTCCTACAAATTGCTCCAAACAAAGGAGGAAGAAATTCTAAACTTCCCAGTGGAAGAAAACTCCTCAAAGCGACGGCCACGCCTTGTCCGTGTCTgaccacttgtgtgtgtgtgtgttcaacagGGTGCTTCTTGCTGAGTTGGAGCGGCATCAGGACGCGTGGCCGTTTCTCACGCCAGTCAACATGAAATCGGTCCCCGGCTACAGGAAGGTCATCAAGAAACCGATGGACTTCACCACCATACGTGAGAAGCTCGTGAGCAGCCAGTAAGTTCCCGCCGCATGTAATTTTGGGTTACACCACAGCATTTGATCTCAACTTaacactctttttttaatttcaggtATCAAAACCTTGAGACCTTCATCATCGATGTTAACTTGGTCTTTGATAACTGCGAAAAATACAACGAAGACAATTCAGACATTGGTCGAGCTGGTCATAACATGAGGAAGTTCTTCGAGAAGCGCTGGACTGAGcttctgaaacaaacaaattaaacgTCTGTTCAGATTCTCTCCATAAACCCATTCAACTTTTCATACCGGAGCACCTGGTTTtacgtttgtttttattttctgatgGATACAGTGGCTTTGCAGAATGGAAGAAGTCCAATCCGTAATAAGGAACCCGCGGTGTGCATAAGATGAGATGTCACCGTCGgggctaaaaaataaaaatggcgtTACATGAGGTGCGCTGGATTTTATTACAACAGGGATAAAAGCCCCAAAGAGTCCCATAGAAATGGGGTGTCGTAGTGCAATACTATTCCCTGTCTCAGAACACTGCACTGAATTTATCCTCAACTGTCACTGACGTGTCTGCGCTAGAAGACTTTCCACTACTTGTAAATAGTCTTTTGTTATTTAATCGTATTATagtgaatgtatttaattttgTAATAATTATTTATGAATCAAGGTCCACTTCATTTTCTATGAAAAGGAAGAATCAGCTGAACTGCtttgaattaaaaaaggaatgtgtctttgtgttataATTTTTCTCCCAAATATTAAACAaagccaagaaaaaaaaaaatactgtttaCACTGTTCAGTGCTTTGAGGCATCAGAGGACTGTATTGATTTGTTCAAACTGTAaaactgcatttatttacaGGAACAGCAGACGGACAGTTAGACAATTGTGATTTATGTGTATATACTGTTTATTAATGTCAATATTATGTCTTGTTTGAAACAATGTGTAAAAATTGTTTAAGAATATTAAGATATTGTTTATGCCTTAGAATGATTGTAGCATTCTATTTTAGTGTACGTGATGAAAACATTATCATAAATATTGTttgtacagtatatacatatCCTCTGCAAACACTGTGGTATCCTTAATCTTGGTAGTGCCTACCCTTCCAACAGGGGCATGTAGGGGACgttattgtttttagttttcattctcatgacatcattttttttttttaatatgattttaatCCAACGAGGCCTCCAAAGTTggacagtgacacaaaaatcaTTCCTCTCCatagcagaaaaaaaaggaaaaacaagcaTTCAGTAATGCTTCCATGACGCATTTCCTCGTAATCTGCCACAATACAGAGGACCTAAGGCCATTTGTAACCACTGTGTTGAACCTTTGCTGTGTGTTGTGGCCTGATGGAGGCAGCTAGATTTTTTTGTACCCAAGTCAAGAGTACTTGAAGTTACTTTATTTAAGATATTGTGGAATAAAAGTATCATTCTTTTGTAGGAGCTTTATTTTTCACTAGTGTGTGGCACGGACCTATTAAAAGGATGTTTTTCAACGTAAAAAGCTTCAACTTGCTTTATTTCAACTCTGTCCTCCTGAATGTTTTTTGGTAAAAGCCATGGTGGTAAACGTGTAATCTCTTTTACTCTATACGCAAGAAGAACAGTTTGTAATgctgttaaaaacacaaacatctacTTGGAGATCTAACTGCCTGACATAATTTGCTCGCAATAACAGAAATGCATGGAGTTATATTTGGGAGTAgtatttcaattatttaaacTGTTAATACCCCATGGGGCAACCCTCCATTACAGGTAACATTCCTGTATATGTAATTTAATTGGACTTAAGTAAAAGAAGAAAGTCTGTTTCACTCAGAATGGCCTCTGTTGGCGTCGCATGTAATGCATTAACATGCAAGCAGCATTATCATGTTTACCTTGTAAAGGTGGAGCCAACTAACTACTTTACATACCTATAGACATGTCGGCCTGTCTTAAACTGAAAGAAGTAACCAGGATGtcaaatggatttaaaaaatgaaattaaaaaaaatccttttgaaATGTAGTTGAAGAATTAAGTAAAATAAGAGACATTAATTATGTAAATGCAGACGTGTAACTTGCTGAATTGTTCAACTGTTACAATATACACATAATACAGTTTACAAAATTACAAATCACCATCATCAACCACTTAAAGTCCAGCTATTTTATACATCAGTGGAGTACTCTGTAACTAATAACAACTAGTCACTAATGTAGTTTAGTCCTTTTACTAATTTACTTTTCCTATCCTTTAACTACCAAATATTAGGGTTAATGGCA harbors:
- the baz2ba gene encoding bromodomain adjacent to zinc finger domain protein 2B isoform X1, with translation MQDMESGERLASPAPTLSAARTSSPAASSSSSSSSSSSSASSPAPHSKSSLAPSPSAPGSNLSTSGRLFGAGEQPFIGSALSSAFPLVNHPAFGALYSSGAGRPEFGGLGSLGMSAALAAHPQLGALSEWWRAAEAHGRGAAAFLPSFISFPPFFSPHMQPNHSASPVQIRMPGKNSHAAPKGVNGAVNGGGVCPPTTQSGGFSASPAPVQASTKPTKNPDPSNSHRSSPQTNPAELVDKPIHRPKEKKPRRKPGDASLASNSESGTSSDSSSDGSLSSDLEDLAEDDEDDDDDEDDDDEEEDKQIEFSDSEKRSKKQTKVLIPSTGSTKANRPTSGEAHDMKVSKAQRASSNPPNLVPFPCSTSPPVFTQTSPLALHGSRSRTEGPQQHLSVIQSTGLAANTKPLALLSQPRREFSPSSSPMALAMSPEALSSAASPKAPKPLPSSSSSPQHLPLSLCSSPKPLSMPSPPRPTLPPPTSPKPFGSTSSVRSSQKSSPKPPRRAAAGSAKSNKRKQLEASLAQITEFRLKQTLMSQGQTFPAELKKQQQGPNKSPKRTPLSSPPLPPAPAPPPQNNHSNLFLSSALLGLPEPHPPNGVIQSITQDAPLALITKPRKDSQCDSDGGSMPVNLSTGASRIQATAQAGPQSQPSTTSPHAAGHGPRKNKAPKGKAQTPGQGQGQAQGQADPLAAWKGFSQNHLVQSLVDLFRGGEPGIGIPGVSIPGVGIPGMGIPGTCNPTAGLPANKESDDSGDDDDDEDDDLEEEEEDEEDSDDSLSESDSNSDSDISGMKVKELKLLPSGSSKKETTPRRLTKGPELLNTSTNHTATSCSPLDLQVIKTPTIVTSSSALAYHSSPGSSSYSLASPLGSGKRKRVMDEKELMIPLELGWRRETRIKSVAGRSQGEVAYYAPCGKKLRQYPDVMKYLSRNGISGITRDNFSFSAKIRVGDFYEAREGPQGLQWSLLKEEEVIPRILAMEGRRGRPPGSDRESAGEGGKGSRRRKGRPPNVGDPLLPEGPSPSEVKLLRKLEAQEIARQATQMKLMRKLEKQALARAAKEARKQQAIMAAEERRKQKEQIKILKQQEKIKRIQQIRMEKELRAQQILEAKRKKKEEVANAKILEAEKRIKEKELRRQQAEILKHQELERHRLDMVWERERRRQHVMLMKAVEARKKAEERERLRQEKRDEKRLNKERKLEQRRLELEIARELRKPNEDMCLSDHKPLPEFSRIPGLILPGRAVSHCLMLMQFLRGFGKVLGLDLNLDVPTLGMLQEGLLNVGDSMGHVQDLLVKLLSLAVCDPGLPPGQKTKTMLGDHLTNVGINRDNVSEVLQMYMGAHCANTELAPLALSLKTKAFQAHTPSQKASILGFLANELACSRAVISEIDKSLDQMANMRKDKIIMEGKLKKLRIIHAKRTGRREASMGIEENQSVGTPSSAIKRKRKLCGDSDDDDEDDEDSDDQAEDEDDEEEEEMKKVKKVETYDEDEVEQATSLEELEKQIEKLAKQHHQTRRKLFEISHSLRSTMYGQDRYRRRYWVLPHCGGVFIEAMESGEAPEELEEERQRRRRVAEEVKVKEEPQEMELQKEKPNDLGGQSIQTRGLELEKDEEKEHEGKKISLFYQQPGRVSKLCTFREVGKETVTAKDEESTHVRQNGASPLGTPVATTKGTSPSPTHNTSEPAVATTPSTVTNNDTSVPPLASTSLSVPCLPAPCESPGTTPPTSSPAPSPYLSFQANDQLLRVLTERSGHWFSLLPRNPCDLTSITTPPPDAPRVPPQASSTPAGPRSPPQSPALPLTFSAASASASPHHPAGLLNYPLSALQVKSGASLLGVSFGSWPCGLMSPSLPLCSSPNPMLGHSLDGNTAASVSSKSESPLPCMEKSSSMPSPTLEMPKSLDHATPRPIPEESLTGWWRVSDIEQLRALVSALHSRGIREKSLQRQMQKYTEIIPQVCTKHKDVAMIELRELEESQVSVESVRGWCVQEQAMEMDIAVLQQVEELERKVTAASLQVKRPDVLSQGWTFPDPQSEREDLVYYEHKPPTKSTPGSANAGDKDSKEHPEERGEKGGVMRHLDNPLDIAVTRLADLERNIERRYLRSPLGTTIQIRLDNVGTVTVPAPAPSTSADREGSEEEVAHGMKVWRKALTEVRSAAQLAMCIQQLQKSIAWERSIMKVYCQMCRKGDNEDLLLLCDGCDKGCHTYCHKPKITSIPEGDWYCPACISKASGPSPKNKKPPSKPLTSSGGGAKKGAEGKKSGKQAGNGEVAVDDPASSTPKKAAKDTSRKRKTEESSPAPPAANQESPVCVKRAKTAKDNNRDLGLCRVLLAELERHQDAWPFLTPVNMKSVPGYRKVIKKPMDFTTIREKLVSSQYQNLETFIIDVNLVFDNCEKYNEDNSDIGRAGHNMRKFFEKRWTELLKQTN